Proteins co-encoded in one uncultured Draconibacterium sp. genomic window:
- a CDS encoding peroxiredoxin translates to MACVNGVKPLKKKENVVENLKTEEKPMSATMVRQLMPEFEMEAYDAKTGHYKTVKSEDYKDKWTVVCFYPADFTFVCPTEIAAMNAHFDEFQELGVELLPVSVDSKFSHKRFVETEPILKGLQLTIGADTTQEVSRSFGVLIEEEGVALRGRFLFNPDGVCVAQEVQADSVGRNVIEFLRQIKAWQHASKTGEVCPAGWKPGKKTLPVNTDVEQMTGKVGDYITLEEILS, encoded by the coding sequence ATGGCATGTGTTAATGGTGTAAAACCACTGAAAAAGAAGGAAAATGTAGTTGAAAATTTAAAAACGGAGGAAAAACCAATGAGTGCAACAATGGTAAGGCAACTGATGCCGGAATTTGAAATGGAAGCGTACGACGCTAAAACGGGGCATTACAAAACAGTAAAAAGTGAAGATTATAAGGACAAATGGACTGTGGTATGTTTTTATCCTGCCGATTTTACCTTTGTGTGTCCAACTGAAATTGCAGCAATGAACGCACACTTTGATGAATTTCAGGAACTGGGAGTAGAGCTTTTACCAGTGTCTGTTGATTCAAAATTTTCTCACAAAAGATTTGTGGAAACAGAACCAATTCTGAAAGGTTTGCAACTTACAATTGGTGCCGACACCACTCAGGAAGTAAGCCGTTCGTTTGGTGTGCTAATTGAAGAAGAAGGTGTTGCGCTAAGAGGACGATTCCTTTTTAATCCTGATGGTGTTTGTGTAGCACAGGAAGTTCAGGCTGATTCTGTTGGGAGAAATGTAATTGAATTTTTGCGCCAAATAAAGGCCTGGCAGCATGCAAGTAAAACCGGCGAGGTGTGTCCGGCGGGTTGGAAACCGGGCAAAAAAACACTTCCGGTAAATACCGATGTGGAACAAATGACAGGTAAAGTTGGTGATTACATCACGCTGGAAGAAATTCTGAGTTAA
- a CDS encoding phosphoenolpyruvate carboxylase gives MSKLQILIKELGKPYSDLKFLLNCFREVLIENGEAEVAAVMPWIGDRNSQNARHFSQKHFNMYSVCFQLLNLAETNGAVQQRRKTEEGNSLLATNGLWANSIKLLKEKGITEDKILESFDNISIQPVLTAHPTEAKRPVILKKYRELYLLLVKRENSMYNSYELQENREEMKRIISSIWHIDEFYMEKPTVENELDNAIHYFVNVFPEVVPLLNRRLVQAWEFSGFNSKSLIEHNNFPRLKFGTWIGGDRDGHPLVTAEVTQKTLHKLRLNAFITVKNELNRLADDLSFYFEISNLPEFMVSRYEDMVADTGNKMKKTIAASKNEAFKLIVQLFINKLPLNIGNSQLLELDDKKGTYDNSKQLLEDLELLKSALLETNYNDIAHQSVNRAIYFIKTFGFHLAELDIRQNSRYYHLALQQLVKQSDPFNAKNIEWTEETKKVFLEKELRSARPFTHDYSQLDTESKNTIECFQLLNNYISKYAHYSIGSLIISMTKSVSDLLTVYILAREAGLTLFRDTMVIKLHVVPLFETIQDLIDSPAILEEYFSYPEVQNSLEYQREVQNLPVKTQEIMIGYSDSNKDGGILASAWFLYKAQKEITEVGKKYGIEIKFFHGKGGSISRGAGPIHWFLRSLPHGTLSGNFKITEQGESIEKKFANKINAVYNLELMLSGNTLNTLLHKMPEEDGDDIAEIMEFMGQESFNTYNELLKNPHFLDFYQEATPIDVIEQSKIGSRPARRTGKRSFSDLRAIPWVFSWGQSRYHITSWYGVGSTLEKMQKEFPEKYEKLKRLIPKNQFIRYVLTNIDTSLASTDKDIMQLYGGLVKNSETRSVVLNLLLQEFEKTQQIMRELLGRPMQERRKSHYYSTQLRAEALNTLHNYQVQYISKWRELQDADADENKEILNQLLLSVNAIANAMGTTG, from the coding sequence ATGTCGAAGCTTCAGATATTGATCAAAGAACTTGGGAAACCCTATTCCGATCTCAAATTTCTTTTAAACTGCTTTCGAGAAGTACTAATAGAAAATGGCGAGGCAGAAGTGGCAGCCGTAATGCCATGGATTGGTGATAGGAACTCTCAGAATGCCAGGCATTTCTCGCAAAAGCACTTTAATATGTATTCGGTTTGTTTTCAGCTATTAAACCTGGCAGAAACAAACGGAGCCGTACAACAACGGCGAAAAACCGAGGAAGGCAACTCGCTACTCGCCACAAACGGACTGTGGGCCAACAGTATAAAGCTATTAAAAGAAAAGGGAATTACAGAAGATAAAATACTCGAATCGTTTGATAATATTTCGATTCAGCCGGTTTTAACCGCTCACCCCACCGAAGCCAAACGTCCGGTTATTCTGAAAAAATACCGCGAGTTATACCTTCTTTTGGTAAAGCGCGAGAACTCGATGTATAACTCGTACGAATTACAGGAAAACCGCGAGGAGATGAAACGTATCATTTCCTCTATCTGGCACATCGACGAGTTTTATATGGAAAAACCCACCGTAGAAAACGAATTGGATAATGCTATTCACTATTTTGTAAATGTTTTCCCGGAAGTGGTGCCGCTGTTAAATCGCCGGCTTGTTCAGGCCTGGGAATTTTCGGGGTTCAACTCTAAGTCATTAATAGAACACAACAATTTTCCGCGATTAAAATTCGGAACATGGATTGGTGGCGACCGTGACGGACATCCGTTGGTTACAGCCGAAGTAACCCAGAAAACATTGCATAAACTTCGGTTAAACGCGTTTATTACGGTTAAAAATGAGCTCAACAGATTGGCCGACGACCTAAGTTTTTATTTCGAAATTTCGAACCTGCCTGAATTTATGGTTAGCCGGTATGAAGATATGGTGGCCGATACGGGTAATAAAATGAAAAAGACTATTGCGGCGTCGAAAAACGAAGCGTTTAAACTAATTGTGCAGCTTTTTATTAATAAACTACCACTAAATATCGGGAACTCGCAGTTGCTTGAGCTTGACGATAAAAAAGGTACTTACGATAATTCAAAACAATTGCTCGAAGATCTTGAGTTGCTGAAAAGCGCCTTGCTGGAAACGAATTATAACGACATCGCCCACCAATCGGTTAACCGAGCGATATATTTTATCAAAACCTTTGGTTTTCATCTTGCAGAACTCGACATCAGGCAGAACAGTCGTTATTACCATTTGGCTTTACAGCAATTGGTTAAACAATCAGATCCGTTTAATGCAAAAAATATAGAATGGACCGAGGAGACAAAAAAAGTATTTCTGGAAAAGGAACTACGCTCAGCACGTCCGTTTACGCACGACTATAGCCAACTTGATACCGAATCGAAAAACACCATCGAATGTTTTCAGTTGCTAAACAATTATATTTCAAAATATGCGCACTATTCCATCGGGTCGCTAATTATTAGCATGACTAAAAGTGTCAGCGATTTGCTAACTGTTTATATTCTGGCACGCGAAGCCGGTCTTACGCTTTTTCGTGACACGATGGTTATTAAACTGCACGTTGTTCCGCTTTTCGAAACCATTCAGGATTTGATCGACAGTCCGGCCATATTAGAAGAATACTTTAGTTATCCTGAAGTGCAAAACAGCCTGGAGTACCAGCGCGAAGTGCAAAACCTTCCTGTAAAAACACAGGAAATTATGATTGGTTACAGCGACAGTAACAAAGACGGAGGTATACTGGCCAGTGCGTGGTTTTTATACAAAGCGCAAAAGGAGATTACGGAAGTGGGTAAAAAATACGGCATCGAAATTAAGTTCTTCCACGGAAAAGGTGGTTCAATAAGCCGTGGTGCCGGACCAATTCACTGGTTTCTACGCTCGTTACCACACGGCACACTTTCAGGCAACTTTAAAATTACCGAGCAGGGCGAAAGTATTGAAAAGAAATTTGCCAATAAAATAAATGCCGTTTATAACCTCGAGCTAATGCTATCGGGGAATACGCTAAACACGCTTCTACACAAAATGCCCGAAGAAGACGGCGACGATATTGCAGAAATAATGGAATTTATGGGACAGGAAAGTTTTAACACATACAATGAGTTGCTTAAAAATCCGCATTTCCTTGATTTCTACCAGGAGGCCACACCAATTGATGTAATCGAGCAAAGTAAAATTGGCTCACGTCCGGCACGACGAACCGGCAAAAGAAGTTTCTCCGATCTTCGGGCCATTCCATGGGTATTTAGCTGGGGGCAATCGCGCTACCACATTACCAGCTGGTACGGCGTTGGCTCAACGCTCGAGAAAATGCAAAAAGAATTTCCCGAAAAATACGAGAAACTAAAAAGGCTGATTCCGAAGAACCAGTTTATACGCTATGTTTTAACCAATATTGACACCAGTTTGGCAAGTACCGATAAAGATATTATGCAGCTTTACGGCGGCCTTGTAAAAAATTCAGAAACACGTTCAGTGGTTTTAAACCTCTTGCTGCAGGAGTTTGAAAAAACGCAGCAAATTATGAGAGAATTATTGGGACGCCCGATGCAGGAGCGGCGTAAAAGTCATTATTACTCCACACAGTTACGTGCCGAAGCCCTTAATACACTGCACAACTACCAGGTGCAATACATTAGCAAATGGCGCGAACTACAAGATGCTGATGCCGACGAAAACAAAGAAATACTTAACCAACTGTTGCTGTCGGTAAATGCCATTGCAAATGCGATGGGTACTACCGGATAA
- a CDS encoding TonB-dependent receptor, with protein sequence MKKSLPNYMLLFLSLLLGSATVLYGQQIKEIKITGSYQNQPLEQFLSDLETSYNLRVYYKDSWIKNHNISNQFENTPLLQALNNVFYDSELTYDFFQNDGIVVFRKSADTRSKFDDYSQTLVVGDPMNLGRYKTAKLTGRVLDGKDGAPLVGAVVYCNKLQKGTTSDAKGSFELDLPTGDLKLTITYIGFEGSTVDIRLIEDGTADFRLFEESHNIDEVTVLGSDADVPRAQMSMVQMTGKEIQQLPALMGEVDVLKGLTILAGVQTVSELSSGFNVRGGNTDQNLILVNGSPVFNSSHLFGFMSLINPDVVENVRLFKGGMPARYGERVASVMEVDFKEGNDETMRFYGGIGIINSRLALDGPLTKNKKLTAAIGGRSSYTDWILKEIPNLDLSEGVTHFYDISGKLTYKFNKHNKLSVMAYTSFDEFSTSSQSITEYGNLLGNLKLNNRFDEKFYGELDVAYSRYDYRLTDLADDKPYEAYYLDNQLQYSSVGYNFKWHPNERHNSEAGFKAVYNEISPGEIIPQHDTTVIVGRKLAIEKTLDWSVYASDEFQVLPNFSIVAGLRYNHFSNRGTPVVYLYDEDQPKEPGTVVDSLQFGKNEASATYGGLEPRLALNYDLDMNTSLKFSYQRTRQNIFQLSNNAVISPAETWKAADYHLKPLISDQVAIGIENNSLLSNVDLSAEVYYKYLQNLIEYKNGAQLIMNDHVETALVPTKGYSYGIELSARKNFGRLTGYASYVYSRTMRKNTSDFDEENLWNGDYYPSIYDKPHDFSFTATYNISRRWRFSGNFVMVSGRPTTLPEIKYEFAGEDLVYYSERNKYRMPSYHRLDISITFDQNLRKKRMWKGSWTLSVYNIYGRHNPYSVYYKKTVPGESNNYTRYSLFKLSVIGIPVPSLTYNFSF encoded by the coding sequence TTGAAAAAATCTTTACCTAATTATATGCTCCTGTTTTTATCTCTTTTGTTGGGGAGTGCTACTGTTTTATATGGTCAGCAAATTAAAGAGATAAAAATAACGGGTTCGTACCAAAACCAGCCACTAGAGCAATTTTTGAGTGATCTGGAAACCAGTTATAACTTACGGGTTTATTATAAAGATTCCTGGATTAAAAATCATAACATTTCCAATCAATTTGAAAATACTCCTTTATTACAGGCGTTAAATAATGTATTTTATGATTCTGAACTAACCTACGATTTTTTCCAAAATGATGGAATTGTCGTTTTTCGAAAGTCGGCCGATACCCGTTCGAAGTTTGATGACTACTCGCAAACCCTTGTGGTTGGCGACCCAATGAATTTGGGGCGATACAAAACGGCAAAACTAACGGGAAGGGTACTTGATGGAAAAGACGGAGCTCCGCTGGTAGGTGCAGTGGTTTACTGCAACAAGCTGCAAAAAGGTACCACATCTGATGCAAAGGGAAGTTTTGAGTTGGACTTGCCTACCGGCGATTTAAAACTCACAATCACCTACATCGGTTTTGAGGGCTCTACTGTTGATATTCGTTTGATTGAAGATGGTACAGCCGATTTTCGATTGTTTGAGGAATCGCATAATATTGATGAAGTAACTGTATTGGGATCGGATGCTGACGTGCCCCGTGCCCAGATGAGTATGGTGCAAATGACGGGTAAGGAGATTCAGCAATTACCGGCATTAATGGGCGAGGTTGATGTGTTAAAAGGACTTACCATTTTAGCCGGAGTACAAACGGTAAGCGAATTATCATCGGGGTTTAACGTACGTGGTGGAAACACCGATCAAAACCTCATTTTGGTAAATGGTAGCCCGGTATTTAATTCGTCGCACCTTTTTGGTTTTATGTCGCTTATTAATCCCGATGTGGTGGAGAATGTGCGACTGTTTAAAGGAGGCATGCCGGCACGTTACGGCGAGCGGGTAGCTTCAGTAATGGAGGTTGACTTTAAGGAAGGAAATGACGAAACCATGCGCTTTTATGGTGGTATTGGTATTATAAATTCGCGTTTGGCACTTGACGGACCTTTAACAAAAAATAAGAAGCTAACAGCTGCAATTGGAGGAAGAAGTTCGTATACCGATTGGATTTTGAAAGAAATCCCTAACCTTGATTTAAGTGAAGGTGTAACCCATTTTTATGATATTTCGGGGAAACTTACATACAAGTTCAATAAGCACAACAAATTAAGCGTAATGGCTTATACCAGTTTTGATGAGTTTAGCACAAGTTCGCAATCGATAACTGAATATGGAAACCTGCTGGGCAACCTAAAGTTAAACAACCGCTTTGATGAAAAATTTTACGGAGAACTGGATGTTGCTTACAGCCGTTACGATTACCGCCTTACCGATCTGGCCGATGATAAACCTTATGAGGCGTATTATCTCGATAATCAGTTGCAATACAGTTCTGTTGGGTATAACTTTAAATGGCACCCCAACGAACGGCACAATTCCGAAGCCGGTTTTAAAGCGGTCTACAACGAAATCAGTCCCGGAGAAATTATTCCACAACACGATACTACGGTAATTGTTGGGCGTAAACTGGCGATAGAGAAAACATTGGATTGGTCGGTGTATGCAAGCGACGAGTTTCAGGTTTTACCCAACTTCTCGATTGTGGCCGGTTTGCGCTACAATCATTTTAGTAATAGGGGCACTCCTGTGGTTTATTTGTACGATGAGGATCAGCCCAAAGAGCCGGGAACAGTGGTTGATTCGCTGCAATTTGGCAAAAATGAGGCTTCGGCAACTTACGGAGGATTAGAGCCAAGGCTGGCATTGAATTATGATCTGGACATGAATACCTCTCTGAAGTTCAGTTATCAGCGAACGCGACAAAATATTTTTCAACTCAGTAATAATGCTGTAATCTCGCCGGCCGAAACATGGAAAGCTGCCGATTACCATTTAAAACCACTGATTTCCGACCAAGTTGCTATTGGCATTGAAAATAACTCGTTGTTATCAAATGTTGATCTTTCGGCTGAAGTGTACTATAAATATTTGCAAAATCTGATTGAGTATAAAAATGGTGCTCAACTGATTATGAATGATCATGTTGAAACGGCGCTTGTACCAACAAAAGGCTATTCGTATGGAATTGAGCTGAGTGCGCGCAAAAATTTTGGCCGCTTAACCGGTTATGCGAGCTACGTATATTCACGAACAATGCGGAAAAATACCAGCGATTTTGACGAAGAAAATTTGTGGAATGGCGATTATTATCCGTCGATTTACGATAAACCGCACGATTTCTCATTTACGGCAACATATAATATTAGTCGCAGGTGGCGTTTTTCGGGCAACTTTGTTATGGTTTCAGGAAGACCAACAACCCTTCCCGAAATTAAATATGAATTTGCTGGAGAAGATTTGGTTTATTATTCCGAGCGGAATAAATACCGTATGCCGTCGTATCATCGTTTAGATATTTCGATCACTTTCGATCAAAACCTGCGTAAAAAGCGAATGTGGAAAGGTAGCTGGACCTTATCTGTTTATAATATTTACGGACGACATAATCCATATTCAGTATATTATAAAAAGACTGTACCGGGCGAAAGCAACAATTACACCCGTTACTCTTTGTTTAAACTGTCGGTAATCGGAATCCCGGTTCCTTCGTTAACATATAATTTTAGTTTTTAA
- a CDS encoding DUF4249 domain-containing protein: MKRIITYSFLLFILLSGCEDVYRPDIDVVDNVLVADARISADEAVNYVHLYKSVAYYDNASSGAVVSNANVQLIDSNGNEYELLHSAGGQYALNLSLNPDLQYKLKIEYEGEQYESTFEKVPPKPSIDSIYGYEEIEVRHESGDNDVDNVDRSEGVRLYADITPGNENPYCRFTSRFVLQYNYVTETPGPFGIPIPHTVYGWKSTYPQGTFNIAAPPEYSATKQIKKHPLYFLKNSVKTGEDHIFSGWIVILYQHAITESAHSYYNDLNKQLDSEGKIFDPLYVQARSNIKCISNTDQKILGNFEISVSNETWYYLRYMSPTTGFVLREIDERYDVPLSGEQIDIVPDFWQ; the protein is encoded by the coding sequence ATGAAACGTATAATAACATATAGTTTTCTGCTATTTATTCTGTTGTCGGGATGCGAAGATGTGTACAGACCCGACATAGATGTGGTAGATAATGTTTTGGTGGCCGATGCCCGGATTTCTGCCGATGAGGCTGTCAATTATGTTCACCTATACAAATCGGTAGCCTATTATGATAATGCAAGTTCGGGAGCCGTGGTTTCCAATGCTAATGTGCAGCTTATTGATAGTAATGGCAACGAGTACGAACTACTACATTCTGCTGGGGGGCAATATGCTTTAAACCTTTCACTGAATCCTGATTTGCAGTATAAATTAAAAATAGAATATGAGGGCGAACAATATGAATCGACCTTTGAAAAAGTACCTCCAAAACCGTCGATTGATAGTATATATGGATATGAGGAGATTGAAGTAAGACATGAAAGCGGTGATAATGATGTTGATAATGTAGATCGATCAGAAGGTGTTCGTTTGTATGCTGATATAACTCCCGGTAACGAAAATCCTTATTGTCGTTTTACAAGCCGGTTTGTTTTACAATACAATTATGTTACAGAAACTCCCGGACCTTTTGGCATTCCAATACCCCACACCGTGTATGGATGGAAATCAACATATCCGCAGGGAACATTTAATATTGCAGCACCACCGGAATATTCGGCTACAAAACAAATTAAAAAGCACCCATTATACTTTTTAAAGAACAGCGTGAAAACCGGAGAAGATCATATTTTTTCGGGATGGATAGTTATCCTTTATCAGCATGCAATAACTGAAAGTGCCCATAGCTATTATAATGATTTGAATAAGCAGCTTGACTCTGAAGGAAAAATATTTGATCCTTTGTATGTGCAGGCTCGCAGCAATATAAAATGTATCAGCAATACAGATCAGAAGATTTTGGGAAATTTTGAAATTTCGGTGAGTAACGAAACATGGTATTATTTACGATATATGTCTCCAACTACCGGGTTTGTTTTGCGGGAAATTGATGAACGTTATGATGTTCCTCTTTCTGGCGAACAGATTGATATTGTCCCTGATTTTTGGCAGTAG
- a CDS encoding outer membrane beta-barrel protein, which translates to MKKLIMLLCISVLSLSVFAQSEKGHVYLKNGSIIKGKYTYTNNGKELKIESAGNIWIFDADDVDHIASKRAVKTMFDEEAVTDEKWFFRTELGVLAGNSDNSQSAPFSFTGSVNYQADPNLSVGLGLGVEFLKESYMPVYANFEYRLKEQLTSPYVFLKAGYQIPIEDSNAIYYDVYPVWSSFAPWPDDMEQNGFDCKGGVLINPGVGFQQMLSNNLGINFAVGYQFHRLSYDGDNDYSLDIDYNRVTLKIGIIFN; encoded by the coding sequence ATGAAGAAACTAATTATGTTGCTGTGCATTTCGGTTTTGTCGCTTTCCGTTTTTGCGCAATCCGAAAAAGGTCATGTTTACCTTAAAAACGGTTCCATTATCAAAGGAAAATACACGTATACAAACAACGGAAAAGAATTAAAAATAGAGTCGGCCGGAAATATCTGGATTTTCGATGCCGATGATGTGGATCACATTGCCTCAAAGCGTGCCGTAAAAACAATGTTCGATGAAGAAGCGGTAACTGATGAAAAATGGTTTTTTAGGACAGAGCTGGGGGTTTTAGCCGGCAATTCAGATAACAGCCAGTCGGCGCCTTTTTCTTTTACCGGTTCAGTAAATTATCAGGCAGATCCAAATTTGTCGGTAGGCCTGGGGTTGGGTGTTGAATTTCTGAAGGAATCGTACATGCCCGTTTATGCCAATTTCGAATACCGATTAAAAGAGCAGTTAACCAGTCCCTATGTGTTTTTAAAGGCCGGTTACCAGATTCCTATCGAAGACTCTAATGCAATTTATTATGATGTGTATCCCGTTTGGAGCAGTTTTGCTCCATGGCCGGATGATATGGAACAAAACGGTTTCGATTGTAAAGGGGGAGTGCTCATTAATCCGGGAGTTGGTTTTCAGCAAATGCTTTCCAATAATTTAGGAATAAACTTTGCCGTAGGCTACCAGTTTCACCGCCTGAGTTATGATGGCGATAACGACTACTCGCTCGACATTGATTACAACCGTGTAACCCTTAAAATCGGTATTATTTTCAACTAA
- a CDS encoding lytic transglycosylase domain-containing protein: MKKKIWRRFIAPFLVVMNIAVVVVILVSAQSGTTEVVVNNAVKYEPVELPESVSFAGEKMPLDRFYVKEALDRELLSNAYFHSQTIRYIKLVPRYFPIIEPILKQHGIPDDFKYLAVAESGLNPRAISPARAVGFWQLMEGTAKDYGLEINSEVDERYHIEKATHVACEYIKKAYEKFGSWTMVAAAYNRGMTGVNRQIVRQKEDDYYDLLITTETARYVYRIVALKLILENPEKYKFYIPEEDKYPIIPTKKVEIKGSIPNFADYAQKHGLSYKVFKDFNPWLRENELTYSGRKRYWVEIPEL; this comes from the coding sequence ATGAAGAAGAAAATTTGGAGGAGATTTATAGCACCGTTTTTGGTGGTGATGAACATTGCAGTGGTAGTGGTTATTCTCGTATCAGCGCAATCGGGGACTACCGAAGTAGTGGTGAATAATGCGGTAAAATACGAGCCTGTTGAGTTACCCGAATCGGTTAGTTTTGCCGGAGAGAAAATGCCGCTCGATCGCTTTTATGTGAAAGAAGCACTTGATCGCGAACTGCTTTCCAACGCCTATTTTCATTCTCAAACCATTCGTTACATAAAATTGGTACCTCGTTATTTTCCTATTATCGAGCCTATTCTTAAACAACATGGTATTCCTGATGATTTTAAATATCTGGCAGTAGCCGAAAGCGGTTTAAATCCGCGGGCTATTTCGCCTGCAAGGGCAGTTGGTTTCTGGCAGTTGATGGAAGGAACAGCAAAGGATTATGGTTTGGAAATAAACAGCGAAGTTGACGAGCGTTACCACATCGAAAAAGCAACCCATGTAGCCTGCGAATATATAAAAAAAGCCTACGAAAAATTTGGAAGCTGGACCATGGTTGCGGCTGCATACAACAGGGGAATGACAGGTGTAAATCGTCAGATTGTAAGGCAAAAAGAGGATGATTATTACGATTTGCTGATTACTACAGAAACAGCTCGTTACGTTTACCGCATTGTTGCCTTGAAATTGATTCTCGAAAATCCGGAGAAGTATAAGTTTTATATTCCCGAAGAGGATAAATATCCGATAATTCCTACCAAAAAAGTGGAGATTAAAGGCTCGATACCCAATTTTGCCGACTACGCACAGAAACACGGATTGAGTTATAAAGTGTTTAAGGATTTTAATCCGTGGCTGCGTGAGAATGAACTCACTTATTCCGGTAGGAAAAGATATTGGGTAGAGATTCCTGAATTATAA